The stretch of DNA CGCCGGACCCCGGCCTGTCGTCTCCGCCCGGACCGCCGGAGGCGATCGCCCCCGGCGGGAGGCGGGAAGGGGCCGGGAAAAGGCGGCGCCCCCGGGCCCGGAGGAGAACGGGTGCGGGGCCGGGGCCCGCCGCGGGCACCCGGCCGGTGCATTCCCGGCGGCCGCTCAGGCGCGGCCGCGTGCCGCGCGCTCTCCTCCCCCGGCCTCCTCGGCGGCGCCCAGGGCGCGCAGGGTGAAGGAGGTGACCAGCCGGTGCGCCTCGTCGAGCGCGGTCTGGCCCTGCTGGATGGGGACGCGCTGGGCGCTGATCATCGCCAGCACCAGGCGGGCGGTGGGCTCGGCCGGGACCGGGTCGAAGGCGCCCTCCTCGACGCCGTTCTGCAGGACCTCGACCAGCAGGCGCTGCATCGGCTCTACGTGGTCGGCGAGCTTCTGGTAGGCGTCCGGGCCGAGGCTGGCGCCCAGTTCCGCGGCGGCCGGGTGCGGGTGCTCGGCCAGCGCCTCCAGCTGGAACCGGACGAAGGAGGAGAGCCGCTCCGCGGGTGAGGCGCCGCCGAGCAGCGCGGCGCGGTAGCGCTCGACGAAGCCGGCGGTGCCCTGCTCGGCGAAGGCCAGCAGCAGGGCGGCCTTGTCCGGGAAGTAGTTGTACAGCGCGGTGCGCGTGATGCCCGCCCCGGCCGCGACGTCGGTCATCGAGATCTCGTCGATGCCCTGGGTGCGGGCGAGCTCGGCGACGGCCGCCAGGATGCGCTCGCGCGTCTGGGCCCGGTGCGCGGCGATGGTCGGAGCGGAGATCTTGGGCATGGAACCCATGGTGGCACGGCGGAGCGCCGGGCGGGCGCCCTCGTGCGGACCGGGTGCGGTACGGGCCCCGGCGGGGGATCCCGTCCGCCGCGGCGGCCCGGCCGCGCCGGGCCCGGGGCATCGGGGGCGGTCCCGCCCCTCGGCCCCTCCCGTGGCGCCGGGGGGAGGCGCGGAGAGGGGGAGGGGCCGGGCGGCGCGGATCGCCCTGGGCCCCTCCCCCTGCTTCCCGCGGGTCAGGCGGCGAGGCCGCCGGTGTGCCGGCGGCCGAGGTCGGCCAGGACCTCGGTGTTGAGCTGGTAGGCGAGCCGGGTCTCGCGGATCATCCGGCGCCGGGCGGGCTCGTCCAGGTCCAGGGAGTCCAGCCGGGAGCGGTAGCCG from Nocardiopsis composta encodes:
- a CDS encoding TetR/AcrR family transcriptional regulator, producing the protein MPKISAPTIAAHRAQTRERILAAVAELARTQGIDEISMTDVAAGAGITRTALYNYFPDKAALLLAFAEQGTAGFVERYRAALLGGASPAERLSSFVRFQLEALAEHPHPAAAELGASLGPDAYQKLADHVEPMQRLLVEVLQNGVEEGAFDPVPAEPTARLVLAMISAQRVPIQQGQTALDEAHRLVTSFTLRALGAAEEAGGGERAARGRA